From [Clostridium] symbiosum, a single genomic window includes:
- a CDS encoding transglutaminase-like domain-containing protein has translation MSRVKFKITPALVMTALFLALTPGSVSQAATIYTPTADGTVAYTSGKAVIDASHTADGYVMVKYTGSNAKVKLRIQKDTEYTYDINATGNYVTFPLTEGSGSYTIKLFENVSGTTYSQAVSQTIQVNLASDTVPFLYPNQFCNFNANSNVVAVSDSITAGITDPLKKVEAIYNYAVDNITYDNQKAATVQSGYLPNVDNTLSQKTGICFDYAAVMASMLRSQGIPTKLVIGYAGNVYHAWVSVYIQGQGWIDNLIYFDGTNWQLMDPTFVSSGKKSAEALSYVSNPANYRQKFCY, from the coding sequence ATGAGTAGAGTAAAATTTAAAATAACACCGGCGCTTGTTATGACAGCGCTCTTTCTGGCTCTCACACCCGGCAGTGTTTCGCAGGCTGCCACCATCTATACTCCGACAGCCGACGGCACCGTAGCCTACACCAGCGGCAAGGCGGTGATCGACGCTTCCCACACGGCCGACGGGTATGTGATGGTCAAGTACACCGGCTCCAATGCCAAAGTGAAGCTGCGCATCCAGAAAGACACCGAATACACTTATGACATCAATGCCACGGGAAACTATGTGACCTTTCCTCTGACCGAGGGCAGCGGAAGCTACACGATCAAGCTGTTTGAGAATGTGTCGGGCACCACCTATTCACAGGCGGTAAGCCAGACGATCCAGGTGAACCTGGCAAGTGACACGGTGCCGTTTCTTTATCCGAACCAGTTCTGCAATTTTAACGCCAATTCCAACGTAGTGGCCGTCAGCGATTCCATCACGGCCGGAATCACCGATCCGCTTAAAAAAGTAGAGGCTATCTATAACTATGCCGTGGACAATATAACCTATGACAACCAGAAAGCGGCTACAGTCCAATCCGGCTATCTTCCCAACGTGGACAACACGCTGTCGCAGAAAACCGGTATCTGTTTCGATTATGCCGCCGTCATGGCATCCATGCTCCGCTCCCAGGGCATCCCGACAAAACTTGTAATCGGCTATGCGGGCAATGTCTACCATGCCTGGGTCAGCGTTTACATTCAGGGCCAGGGCTGGATTGACAATCTTATCTATTTTGACGGAACCAACTGGCAGCTGATGGATCCTACCTTTGTATCCAGCGGCAAAAAGAGTGCGGAGGCGCTGAGCTATGTCAGCAATCCGGCAAACTACAGGCAAAAATTCTGCTATTAG
- a CDS encoding exodeoxyribonuclease III, translated as MKKLISWNVNGLRACVGKGFLDIFKELDADVLCIQESKLQGGQIDLELDGYYQYWSYADKKGYSGTALFTKEEPLSVTYGLGIDEHDHEGRVITAEFPEYYILTCYTPNSQDGLARLPYRMKWEDDFLAYLKKLEEKKPVIFCGDLNVAHREIDLKNPKTNRKNAGFTDEERGKFTKLLESGFIDTYRHFYPDQEGVYSWWSYRFKAREKNAGWRIDYFCVSKSLEDRLESAKIHTEIMGSDHCPVELIIK; from the coding sequence ATGAAGAAATTAATTTCCTGGAATGTAAACGGCCTGCGCGCCTGCGTGGGAAAAGGATTTTTAGATATTTTTAAAGAGCTGGACGCCGATGTGCTCTGCATTCAGGAGAGTAAGCTTCAGGGCGGCCAAATCGATTTGGAACTGGACGGTTATTATCAGTACTGGAGTTATGCCGACAAGAAGGGCTACTCCGGCACGGCGCTTTTTACGAAGGAAGAGCCTCTGTCCGTGACATATGGCCTGGGCATTGACGAGCATGATCACGAGGGGCGCGTCATCACGGCGGAATTTCCTGAATATTATATACTCACCTGTTATACACCCAATTCACAGGACGGACTGGCAAGACTTCCTTACCGGATGAAATGGGAGGATGATTTCCTTGCCTATCTGAAGAAACTGGAAGAGAAAAAGCCAGTGATTTTCTGCGGGGATCTGAACGTGGCCCACAGGGAGATCGATCTGAAAAATCCGAAAACCAACAGGAAGAATGCCGGTTTTACGGATGAAGAGAGGGGCAAATTCACCAAACTCCTGGAGTCGGGCTTTATTGATACCTACAGACATTTTTATCCGGATCAGGAGGGAGTTTATTCCTGGTGGTCCTACCGTTTCAAGGCCAGAGAGAAAAATGCAGGGTGGCGCATTGATTATTTCTGTGTTTCGAAGAGCCTGGAGGACAGGCTGGAGAGTGCGAAGATCCACACGGAAATCATGGGATCGGATCACTGCCCGGTGGAGCTTATCATCAAATAA
- a CDS encoding dicarboxylate/amino acid:cation symporter, with protein sequence MNKVFKSLPVRLLLGVVIGILVGLVANEGVMHVVVTLNYIMGQIISFCVPLIIIGFIAPSITKLGKNASRMLGIALVLAYTSSLGAALFAMAAGYTLIPGLSINPVVEGLKELPEVVFQLSIPPVMGVMSALVFSVMIGLAATWTKAVTVTKLLDEFQKIVLDIVKKIIIPILPVYIAFTFCSLAYEGSITKQFPVFVKVIIIVMIGHYLWMALLYTLGGAYSGRNPFNVVKNYGPAYITAVGTMSSAATLAVALECARKSEPTLRDDMVDFGIPLFANIHLCGSVLTEVFFVMTVSKVLYGTLPELSTMVLFCALLGVFAVGAPGVPGGTVMASLGLITGVLGFDATGTALMLTIFALQDSFGTACNVTGDGALTLILTGYVERHKIEKQKISVDL encoded by the coding sequence ATGAATAAAGTTTTTAAAAGCCTGCCCGTCAGACTTCTGCTGGGCGTTGTCATCGGTATCCTGGTGGGACTGGTGGCAAATGAGGGAGTCATGCATGTTGTTGTGACGCTGAATTACATCATGGGGCAGATTATTTCTTTCTGCGTTCCGCTAATCATCATCGGTTTTATTGCACCATCAATCACGAAACTGGGGAAGAATGCGTCCAGAATGCTGGGGATAGCCCTGGTGCTGGCCTATACCTCATCACTGGGAGCGGCCCTGTTCGCCATGGCGGCCGGATATACGCTGATTCCCGGCCTGTCCATTAATCCCGTAGTGGAGGGACTGAAAGAACTTCCGGAGGTGGTGTTCCAGCTCTCGATTCCTCCTGTCATGGGAGTTATGAGCGCTCTTGTATTTTCTGTTATGATCGGTCTGGCAGCCACCTGGACGAAGGCAGTCACGGTGACAAAGCTTCTTGATGAATTCCAGAAAATTGTCCTGGATATTGTTAAGAAGATTATCATTCCGATTCTGCCGGTCTATATCGCATTTACATTTTGTTCACTGGCATATGAAGGCTCCATTACAAAACAGTTCCCGGTGTTTGTAAAAGTCATCATCATTGTCATGATCGGCCATTACCTGTGGATGGCGCTCCTCTATACTCTGGGCGGCGCATATTCGGGAAGAAATCCGTTTAACGTAGTGAAAAATTATGGCCCGGCCTACATCACGGCAGTCGGTACGATGTCCTCGGCCGCCACACTTGCGGTGGCTCTGGAATGCGCAAGAAAGTCGGAACCGACACTCAGGGACGACATGGTGGACTTTGGAATTCCGCTGTTTGCCAATATCCACCTGTGCGGTTCGGTACTTACGGAAGTGTTCTTTGTCATGACCGTCTCCAAGGTACTTTACGGCACCCTGCCGGAACTGTCCACGATGGTGCTGTTCTGTGCGCTATTAGGCGTTTTCGCAGTTGGCGCGCCCGGAGTTCCCGGAGGAACAGTTATGGCTTCCCTCGGACTGATTACGGGAGTTCTGGGATTTGATGCAACTGGTACGGCCCTGATGCTCACAATTTTTGCTCTGCAGGACAGCTTTGGCACCGCCTGCAACGTGACGGGAGACGGAGCGCTGACCTTGATCCTGACCGGATATGTGGAACGCCACAAAATTGAAAAACAGAAAATCAGCGTGGATTTGTAA